The following proteins come from a genomic window of Solwaraspora sp. WMMA2065:
- a CDS encoding dihydrofolate reductase family protein, with amino-acid sequence MGLLTFSINLTLDGCVDHQEGIADDETHALFTRLMDESGAMLWGRVTYEMMESYWPAVARGDQEAPPAIREWAVKLEAKPKYVVSSTRTDFPWTNSHHIAGDLREGVQKLKDATPAGVLLGSGTLATGLDRLGLIDEYQLLVHPRIAGHGPTLYEGGLPGTRQLELLSAEPLRNGAMAMHYRRTR; translated from the coding sequence ATGGGTCTGCTCACCTTCAGCATCAACCTCACCCTGGACGGTTGCGTCGACCACCAGGAAGGAATCGCTGACGATGAGACGCACGCCCTGTTCACCCGGCTCATGGACGAGAGCGGGGCGATGCTGTGGGGCCGCGTCACCTACGAGATGATGGAGAGCTACTGGCCGGCCGTCGCCCGCGGCGACCAGGAGGCGCCGCCGGCCATCCGCGAGTGGGCGGTGAAGCTGGAGGCCAAACCCAAGTACGTGGTGTCGTCGACGCGTACCGACTTCCCGTGGACCAACAGCCACCACATCGCCGGTGATCTGCGCGAGGGCGTGCAGAAGCTCAAGGACGCGACCCCGGCCGGGGTGCTGCTCGGCAGCGGCACGCTCGCGACCGGGCTCGACCGGCTGGGCCTGATCGACGAGTACCAGCTGCTCGTCCATCCCAGGATCGCCGGCCACGGCCCGACCCTGTACGAGGGCGGGCTGCCCGGCACCCGCCAGCTCGAACTGCTGTCGGCGGAGCCGCTGCGCAACGGCGCGATGGCCATGCATTACCGCCGCACGCGCTGA
- a CDS encoding alpha/beta fold hydrolase, which yields MSSSTPLLFLHGYWHGSWCWSEVTACVAAAGRASVAVDMAGHGLRARRPRSVYARPFDPQAIATEVSPVAAVDLDQAGDLLVAQLKQVGRGGPVTVVAHSMGGTVLTRVAEQAPELVAHAVYLTAFMPASGLPAIAYIDMPENAGELIGPSLCADPVAVGALRLDVGSVEPGYRQQLRSVFFGDIDPDSADAAIALLTPDAPAGIALGATALTRSGWGSVPRTYVTCAQDMAIRPALQQKFIVDADAAFPDNPTSVEALDASHTPFLSMPQQVADIVTAVG from the coding sequence ATGAGTTCGTCGACACCGTTGTTGTTCCTGCACGGATACTGGCACGGCTCCTGGTGCTGGAGTGAAGTCACCGCCTGCGTCGCGGCAGCCGGCCGGGCCAGTGTCGCAGTGGACATGGCCGGGCACGGCCTGCGGGCCCGGCGGCCCCGTTCGGTCTACGCGCGCCCGTTCGACCCGCAGGCGATCGCCACCGAGGTCTCCCCGGTGGCCGCCGTCGACCTCGACCAGGCCGGGGACCTGCTCGTCGCGCAGCTCAAGCAGGTCGGCCGGGGCGGCCCGGTGACGGTCGTGGCGCACAGCATGGGCGGCACGGTGCTGACCCGGGTGGCCGAGCAGGCACCCGAGCTGGTCGCCCATGCCGTATACCTGACGGCGTTCATGCCGGCGTCGGGCCTACCGGCGATCGCCTACATCGACATGCCGGAGAACGCCGGCGAACTCATCGGGCCGTCGCTGTGCGCGGACCCCGTCGCGGTCGGTGCGCTCAGGCTGGACGTCGGGTCCGTCGAGCCCGGCTACCGTCAGCAGCTTCGAAGCGTGTTCTTCGGCGACATCGATCCAGACTCTGCCGACGCGGCCATCGCACTGCTGACCCCCGACGCGCCGGCCGGTATCGCGCTCGGCGCCACCGCCCTGACCCGGTCCGGCTGGGGCTCCGTCCCCCGCACCTACGTCACCTGCGCCCAGGACATGGCGATCAGGCCCGCGCTCCAGCAGAAGTTCATCGTCGACGCGGACGCCGCGTTCCCCGACAACCCGACGTCCGTCGAGGCGCTCGACGCGTCCCACACGCCCTTCCTGTCCATGCCCCAGCAGGTCGCCGACATCGTCACCGCAGTGGGCTGA
- a CDS encoding XRE family transcriptional regulator, with the protein MIAGQPVPDDLTPLDATASSALGWLAWSLTYLPGAVPELHQLVRAMPQQPRPASPPAVPPRHRRRCGAGGLVVRLLHNRNLNLHGSAKYLFGIGNGPALSGSTIGLIGGAEKVLTPELLAGFAAFLDVPWDDLSALTGIDLAGVDQPTHPDAAEVAELIWAARRLTADQLRQVGRHAHAIRHRLTDEREPGLRCSCPNPA; encoded by the coding sequence GTGATCGCCGGTCAGCCGGTGCCGGACGACCTCACCCCGCTGGACGCCACCGCGTCGAGCGCGCTCGGTTGGCTGGCCTGGTCGCTGACGTACCTGCCGGGTGCCGTACCGGAACTGCACCAGCTCGTACGCGCGATGCCGCAGCAACCCCGTCCGGCCTCGCCGCCAGCGGTGCCACCGCGCCACCGACGCCGGTGCGGTGCTGGTGGCCTGGTGGTGCGCCTGCTGCACAACCGGAACCTGAATCTGCACGGCTCAGCCAAGTACCTGTTCGGCATCGGCAACGGTCCGGCGCTGTCGGGGTCGACGATCGGCTTGATCGGCGGTGCCGAGAAGGTGTTGACACCCGAGCTGCTGGCCGGGTTCGCCGCGTTCCTCGACGTTCCTTGGGACGACCTCAGCGCGCTGACCGGAATCGACCTGGCCGGGGTCGACCAGCCGACGCACCCGGACGCGGCCGAGGTCGCCGAGCTGATCTGGGCGGCCCGCCGCCTGACCGCCGACCAGCTGCGACAGGTCGGCCGTCACGCCCACGCCATCCGGCATCGACTCACCGACGAACGTGAACCGGGGCTTCGGTGCAGCTGCCCCAACCCCGCCTGA
- a CDS encoding HNH endonuclease — MKAFVGVTDGEWRSFLAARPQINEVNFWRPGGGSFKVLTPGEPFFFKSRYPHNRIVGGGFFSGFAKLRLSEAWGLFGEANGAGSLADMARDIGKYRRDPIGPGEDPVIGCIFIRDTVFFPEGRQPEPPPEFSPNLTQGKTYDLSSGTHFDYFEQLTKLLLGGEVRVDPEGAWHRPGPVFGDSRLRPQRLGQQSFKAVVLDTYSRRCAITDSKLRPALQAAHIRPVAAGGEHRIDNGMLLRADVHILFDQGYLGVDPKYRLLVSRRLRDDFGNGEQFYARAGTQIAVPEQKARRPDHDLLEWHTDTVFQH, encoded by the coding sequence GTGAAGGCGTTCGTGGGGGTCACCGACGGCGAGTGGCGCAGCTTCCTCGCCGCCCGACCGCAGATCAACGAGGTCAACTTCTGGCGGCCGGGCGGCGGCAGCTTCAAGGTCCTGACCCCCGGCGAGCCGTTCTTCTTCAAGAGCCGCTACCCGCACAATCGGATCGTCGGCGGCGGCTTCTTCAGCGGCTTCGCGAAGCTGCGGCTCTCGGAAGCGTGGGGGCTGTTCGGGGAGGCCAACGGCGCGGGTTCCCTGGCCGACATGGCCCGCGACATCGGCAAGTACCGCAGGGATCCGATCGGCCCCGGCGAGGACCCGGTCATCGGCTGCATCTTCATCCGCGACACGGTCTTCTTCCCCGAGGGCCGTCAGCCGGAGCCCCCGCCGGAGTTCTCGCCGAACCTCACCCAGGGCAAGACGTACGACCTGTCGTCGGGCACACACTTCGACTACTTCGAGCAGTTGACGAAACTCCTGCTCGGCGGCGAGGTCCGCGTCGATCCGGAGGGTGCCTGGCACCGGCCGGGTCCGGTGTTCGGCGACTCCCGGCTCCGGCCGCAGCGCCTCGGGCAGCAGTCGTTCAAGGCGGTCGTCCTTGACACGTACTCCCGGCGCTGCGCGATCACCGACAGCAAGCTGCGGCCGGCGCTGCAGGCCGCGCACATCCGCCCGGTGGCCGCCGGCGGCGAGCACCGCATCGACAACGGCATGCTGCTGCGGGCCGACGTACACATTCTCTTCGACCAGGGCTACCTGGGCGTCGACCCGAAGTACCGGCTGCTGGTCAGCCGACGCCTGCGCGACGACTTCGGCAACGGCGAGCAGTTCTACGCCCGCGCCGGCACCCAGATCGCCGTACCCGAGCAGAAGGCCCGCCGCCCCGACCACGACCTGCTGGAATGGCACACTGACACGGTCTTCCAGCACTGA
- a CDS encoding endo alpha-1,4 polygalactosaminidase, whose protein sequence is MPRTVAVSLVVGAVLVGGALFVAARVGGGPDPAAETNATPAAAGVTLPPVDARFDYQIGDPYAPPSGVTVVSRDREADPAAGLYTICYVNAFQVQPHEVTWWQRNHDDLLLRDADSEYVVDGDWNEILLDISTAAKRTAIADIVNTWIDGCAANGFQAVEPDNIDSYDRSDDLLTLDDAVEYLKLLAPHAHAAGLAIGQKNTTELGTRGKAASLDFAIAEECGRYDECGDYTTVYGDHVIDIEYTDDAYTTACAAVGANVSVVRRDLDVTAPGSPTYVYRAC, encoded by the coding sequence GTGCCGCGTACCGTTGCCGTCAGTCTCGTCGTCGGTGCCGTCCTTGTCGGCGGGGCGCTGTTCGTCGCCGCCCGCGTCGGCGGCGGCCCGGATCCGGCGGCCGAGACGAACGCGACCCCGGCCGCCGCCGGGGTCACCCTGCCGCCGGTCGACGCCCGGTTCGACTACCAGATCGGCGATCCGTACGCCCCACCGAGCGGCGTCACGGTGGTCAGCCGCGACCGCGAGGCGGACCCGGCCGCCGGCCTCTACACCATCTGCTACGTCAACGCCTTCCAGGTCCAGCCCCACGAGGTCACCTGGTGGCAGCGCAACCACGACGACCTGCTGCTACGCGACGCCGACAGCGAGTACGTCGTCGACGGCGACTGGAACGAGATCCTGCTCGACATCTCCACCGCCGCGAAACGCACCGCGATCGCCGACATCGTCAACACCTGGATCGACGGCTGCGCCGCCAACGGCTTCCAGGCCGTCGAACCCGACAACATCGACTCGTACGACCGCTCCGACGACCTGCTCACCCTCGACGACGCCGTCGAATACCTGAAACTGCTCGCCCCGCACGCCCACGCCGCCGGCCTGGCCATCGGCCAGAAGAACACCACCGAACTCGGCACGAGAGGCAAAGCCGCCAGCCTCGACTTCGCCATCGCCGAGGAATGCGGCCGCTACGACGAATGCGGCGACTACACGACGGTGTACGGCGACCACGTCATCGACATCGAGTACACCGACGACGCCTACACCACCGCGTGCGCGGCGGTCGGCGCGAACGTGTCCGTGGTCCGCCGCGACCTCGACGTCACCGCACCCGGCAGCCCGACCTACGTCTACCGGGCCTGCTGA
- a CDS encoding ATP-binding cassette domain-containing protein: MTTVLDSLVQGYDRKTVIDRLDLTLRPGITALLGPNGAGKTTLLRTLATIMPPRSGTICIDDILIDSERTARTVRNRIGYLPQDFGFDPQMTVTDFVTYAAWLRGVSTTDLRRHVDQALAQVDLADQRRSRMRKLSGGMRQRAGIAWAIVGQPRLVLLDEPTVGLDPRQRLHFRKIITGLSNTIVLLSTHLIDDVAATADRVVVLHAGAARFDGTVAELERMDRADLPGHTALERAYIHLLPEGEQRI, translated from the coding sequence GTGACTACGGTTCTCGATTCACTGGTGCAGGGGTATGACAGGAAGACCGTCATCGACAGGCTTGACCTGACACTACGTCCGGGCATAACAGCCCTACTCGGCCCGAACGGCGCCGGAAAGACGACCTTGCTCCGGACTCTCGCGACCATCATGCCACCACGCTCGGGAACCATCTGTATCGACGACATCTTGATTGACTCCGAACGAACGGCCCGCACCGTCCGCAATCGAATTGGATACCTGCCCCAGGACTTTGGTTTCGATCCTCAGATGACCGTCACTGATTTTGTGACTTATGCAGCGTGGCTTCGCGGTGTTTCCACAACTGATCTACGCCGACATGTTGATCAAGCGCTTGCACAGGTTGATTTGGCCGACCAGCGGCGGAGCCGGATGCGAAAGCTGTCGGGTGGGATGCGGCAGCGGGCCGGAATAGCATGGGCAATCGTCGGGCAACCACGCCTTGTTCTGCTCGACGAGCCCACCGTCGGACTCGACCCACGCCAACGGTTGCACTTCAGAAAGATCATTACCGGACTCAGCAATACAATCGTGCTATTGAGCACCCATCTGATTGATGACGTTGCCGCAACGGCCGACCGAGTTGTCGTGCTCCATGCCGGGGCAGCCAGGTTCGATGGCACTGTTGCCGAACTCGAACGTATGGACCGTGCAGATCTCCCGGGACATACCGCACTTGAACGCGCATACATACACCTGCTGCCAGAGGGAGAGCAGCGGATATGA
- a CDS encoding 3'-5' exonuclease gives MILMEVGFMFTRGELTRRSGADPRALTYAIIDLETTGLHPNKGSRVCELAIVRMRGDGVVVDEYSTLINPGMRINNDEYHGITNADVKYAPTFQQAAGDVLAYLRDAVVVSHNLDHEEKFLIAEFGRLGVNLSGLPGLCSLVTARTQVDSWGYKLENVHHLVTGEWLDAVHSALGDARALAVTLTKFINEAPQRLSWIGPQPAPIPALPRTGIVAPRAAGLRKGTEGWLATLTARLPRMAYPPQPRPGGLADYRALLGHALADGRIVGEEANQLAVAATNAGLTQTTARQVHEEFLADARARAEADGVVTPAELRELQRAGRELASSHLISDLEEAAAANRARANGPLKGWRILPIGDSPAATEVIDYSVEHGAKAAVSFTKTVRLVVCDDPLADDPRLAKPAAAGVDVLAPEHARKLLEDEAAKRATGLFADQTGEQVAQRIAAERANEGRRSRPEWHGSWRKYELTDAQYHQTFVARDRSWNEPYVHQVDMAELRERQARAASAARSSGCAVVLLAGGAVAAGLAELVRQIVA, from the coding sequence ATGATTTTGATGGAGGTCGGATTTATGTTCACCCGTGGTGAACTAACTCGCCGAAGTGGCGCCGACCCGCGTGCCCTGACGTACGCCATCATCGACCTGGAGACCACCGGGCTGCACCCGAACAAGGGATCCCGCGTGTGCGAGCTGGCGATCGTGCGGATGCGGGGTGACGGCGTCGTCGTCGACGAGTACTCGACCCTGATCAACCCAGGCATGCGGATCAACAACGACGAGTACCACGGCATCACCAACGCCGACGTCAAATATGCTCCGACCTTTCAACAGGCCGCCGGCGACGTGCTGGCCTATCTCCGCGATGCCGTCGTGGTCAGTCACAACCTCGACCACGAGGAGAAGTTCCTGATCGCCGAGTTCGGGCGGCTCGGTGTCAACCTCAGTGGTCTTCCCGGGCTGTGTTCGTTGGTCACCGCCCGGACCCAGGTCGACAGTTGGGGCTACAAGCTGGAGAACGTCCATCATCTGGTCACGGGGGAGTGGCTCGACGCGGTGCACTCGGCGCTCGGCGACGCAAGGGCACTTGCCGTGACCCTGACGAAGTTCATCAACGAGGCGCCGCAGCGGCTCTCCTGGATCGGGCCGCAACCCGCACCGATTCCGGCGCTACCCCGCACCGGCATCGTCGCACCCAGAGCTGCCGGGCTGCGCAAAGGTACCGAAGGATGGCTGGCGACCCTCACCGCGCGACTGCCGCGCATGGCGTACCCGCCGCAGCCCCGGCCGGGCGGACTGGCCGACTATCGGGCATTGCTCGGCCACGCCCTGGCCGATGGTCGGATCGTCGGCGAGGAAGCCAACCAACTGGCGGTCGCGGCCACCAACGCCGGACTGACCCAGACCACCGCCCGCCAGGTGCACGAAGAGTTCCTGGCAGACGCCCGAGCCCGAGCCGAGGCCGACGGCGTGGTCACCCCGGCAGAGCTCCGGGAACTGCAGCGGGCGGGTCGGGAACTCGCATCATCGCACCTCATCAGCGACCTGGAGGAAGCGGCAGCCGCCAACCGGGCCAGGGCCAACGGGCCGCTCAAGGGCTGGCGGATCCTGCCGATCGGCGACTCGCCCGCCGCTACCGAGGTGATCGACTACTCCGTGGAGCACGGTGCGAAGGCCGCCGTCAGCTTCACCAAGACGGTACGCCTGGTGGTGTGCGACGACCCGTTGGCTGACGATCCTCGGTTGGCGAAGCCGGCTGCGGCCGGTGTCGACGTTCTTGCTCCTGAGCATGCTCGCAAGCTGCTGGAAGACGAGGCCGCGAAACGTGCGACCGGGCTCTTTGCCGACCAGACCGGCGAACAGGTCGCCCAACGGATCGCGGCCGAACGTGCCAATGAGGGTCGACGCTCCCGACCCGAGTGGCACGGGTCCTGGCGTAAGTACGAGCTGACCGACGCCCAGTACCACCAGACGTTCGTGGCGCGGGATCGGAGTTGGAACGAGCCGTACGTGCACCAGGTCGACATGGCGGAGCTTCGCGAGCGGCAGGCCAGGGCCGCGTCGGCGGCGCGCAGCAGCGGTTGCGCGGTGGTGCTCCTCGCCGGTGGCGCAGTCGCGGCCGGCCTCGCCGAACTCGTCCGTCAGATCGTGGCGTAG
- a CDS encoding winged helix-turn-helix domain-containing protein produces the protein MPAKPKWAQIADGIRAKIASGDLAPGDKLPSTSELGREHGVSAIVVRQAINTLKAERVVEGVPGVGVFVVDPNEPQG, from the coding sequence ATGCCCGCCAAACCGAAGTGGGCGCAGATAGCCGACGGCATCCGCGCCAAGATCGCCTCTGGAGACCTTGCTCCAGGCGACAAGCTGCCATCGACCAGCGAGCTTGGCCGTGAGCACGGCGTCTCGGCGATCGTCGTGCGACAGGCGATCAACACGCTGAAGGCCGAACGTGTCGTCGAGGGCGTGCCGGGAGTCGGCGTCTTCGTCGTCGACCCAAACGAGCCGCAAGGCTGA